The Megalobrama amblycephala isolate DHTTF-2021 linkage group LG7, ASM1881202v1, whole genome shotgun sequence genome window below encodes:
- the trip10b gene encoding thyroid hormone receptor interactor 10b isoform X1, translated as MTSSHGKEHSKFRFRFGCSNKSCGKKNCDWSIPSPSDCDWFAVRHPRIRFLFLIMDWGSDLWDQHDVIERHTQSGLDLLDRYVKFVKDRAEIEQNYAKQLRNLSKKYSRRGIKEDQDTKLTNQQAFQEVLNELNEYAGQREQLSESMTLSICVELSRNLQELRLERKNCLCEVKKAQQNLETSFKQLEISKKRFEKEWKEAEKANQQTEKVQQDINSTKADVDKVQETPHTSYHLCCGFDDASRVCVCVCVFQAKQHAHARVHIADESKNEYASQLQRYNKDQNSLYHSEIPSVFKKLQELEERRIRLLAGGYVQFSETEKNILPNINKCLDSIISTGRKIDEKQDTLALIEQYRSGAAPPADVEFEDYSQGVKPAASDSAPHLPKVRIKQLFKKNKVTSPDKNMPSLVEDFSRLPPDQRRRRLQDKMDDIQKELQRETEQSEALKKMKGVYEQNSQLGDPSSLQPQITQTAHNIARLRGELSKYQVQLTEAGGETLQFSPASSEYIAVLSESSVSPSDNIYECGFDEDFDVDVPIGQCKALYDFDGSSEGAVSMQVGEQLSLMDEDQGDGWVRVQRANGDVGYVPASYIKII; from the exons ATGACGTCTAGTCATGGAAAGGAGCATTCTAAATTTCGATTTCGCTTTGGGTGTTCAAATAAATCCTGCGGGAAAAAAAACTGTGATTGGTCCATCCCGTCACCAAGCGACTGTGATTGGTTCGCCGTTCGCCATCCTCGAATCAG GTTTCTCTTTCTGATCATGGATTGGGGTTCAGATCTTTGG GACCAGCATGACGTGATTGAAAGACACACTCAGAGCGGACTGGATCTGCTGGATCGATACGTGAAGTTTGTCAAAGACAGAGCCGAGATTGAGCAGAATTACGCCAAACAGCTCAG GAATCTCAGTAAGAAATATTCCAGACGAGGCATCAAAGAAGATCAGGACACAAA gttgaccaatcagcaggCGTTTCAGGAGGTGCTGAATGAGCTGAACGAGTACGCGGGTCAGAGAGAGCAGCTGTCCGAGAGCATGACGCTGAGCATCTGTGTGGAGCTCAGCAGAAACCTGCAGGAGCTGCGGCTGGAGCGCAAGAAC TGTCTGTGTGAAGTTAAGAAGGCTCAGCAGAACCTGGAGACGTCCTTCAAACAGCTGGAGATT AGTAAGAAGCGTTTTGAGAAGGAATGGAAAGAAGCAGAAAAGGCCAATCAGCAAACAGAGAAAGTGCAGCAGGACATAAACTCGACTAAAGCAGACGTGGACAAGGTACAAGAAACCCCACACACTTCATATCACCTGTGCTGTGGGTTTGATGATGcatcacgtgtgtgtgtgtgtgtgtgtgtgtttcaggccAAACAGCACGCACACGCTCGCGTCCACATCGCGGACGAGAGTAAGAACGAATACGCTTCACAACTCCAGAGATACAACAAGGACCAAAACAGCCTGTACCACTCAGAGATTCCCTCCGTGTTTAAG aagctgcaggagctggaggagcGGCGCATCCGGCTGCTGGCCGGCGGATATGTGCAGTTCTCCGAAACCGAGAAGAACATCCTGCCAAACATCAACAAGTGTTTGGACTCGATCATCAGCACCGGGAGGAAGATCGACGAGAAACAA gaCACACTGGCTCTCATAGAGCAGTATAGATCAGGCGCGGCGCCCCCTGCTGACGTGGAGTTTGAGGATTACAGTCAGGGAGTCAAACCTGCGGCGTCTGACAGCGCGCCGCACCTGCCGAAAGTCCGCATCAAACAACTGTTTAAGAAAAACAAG GTGACGTCTCCTGATAAAAACATG ccGTCTTTGGTGGAGGATTTCTCCCGTCTTCCTCCGGATCAGAGACGGAGACGTTTGCAGGACAAGATGGATGACATACAGAAGGAGCTGCAGAGAGAGACGGAGCAGAG CGAGGCTCTGAAGAAGATGAAGGGTGTTTATGAGCAGAACTCGCAGCTCGGAGACCCGTCCAGCCTTCAGCCTCAGATCACACAGACCGCCCATAACATCGCCCGACTCAGAGGAGAGCTCAGCAAATATCAG GTTCAGCTGACTGAAGCCGGCGGCGAGACGCTTCAGTTCTCTCCTGCCAG ttcGGAGTATATCGCTGTGCTGAGCGAGTCCAGCGTGTCTCCGTCAGATAACATCTATGAGTGCGGATTTGATGAGGACTTTGACGTGGACGTTCCCATCGGACAGTGTAAAGCGCTCTATGACTTTGACG gcaGCAGCGAGGGCGCCGTGTCCATGCAGGTGGGTGAGCAGCTGAGTCTGATGGACGAGGATCAGGGCGACGGCTGGGTCCGAGTTCAGAGAGCCAATGGAGACGTGGGATATGTGCCGGCGTCCTACATCAAGATCATCTGA
- the sh2d3a gene encoding breast cancer anti-estrogen resistance protein 3 homolog isoform X4: MDSLKKELEEELKLSTEDLRSHAWYHGQLQREGAEHLLSRDGEFLVRDSSSSAGEYVLSCMWKNQPMHFKIIRVVLRPKQGYTRELFQFENDQFNNIPALIRFHVGGRRPISNSIGAIIFQPITRTVPLRIISERQAARSSSSSTLSRGQSKRRSLSSSQKDTLQVNNLLRSGSQPANLETVGRPSLQSAQSDSNLRTGVPQSSPSQESSPAPISPVFRTGSEPVLSPAASCAAPPSQSGLGGSPLRGSDGQLHSRAPPKPLRISIVFTPTQSDPESDPGGLYGELVPQVPITMLPKGHAARLRAQEKWTSRARLTETSFGFLEAQKLEEERRESEGDERDWCFERPQTETTSCFRLDEFRSLLLPDNNRPLDQSVLLKVKELLTLNDPRTTALHMLSVNCQVARVTGVTAEQKRIMGVESGLELVTLPHGGQLRQDLLERHHILALGVAVDLLGCTGTVGQRATVLHRIIQLAQELRNTTQDLYAFSAVMKALELPQVVRLEMTWRALRRSHTESAVTFEKSLKPFMKSLNEGDDAVVSGPLSLPHMVPLLRLMEGEDSVESTDRGCQLLYNLLQSARNAALHASDCTRHAHGLLSDGWEPIPELLEVFQTEFALRLFWGQTGAKAEQKERWVKFDRILTVLSNKLEPDGGSEV, from the exons ATGGACTCTCTGAAGAAAGAGCTGGAGGAGGAACTGAAACTCAGCACTGAAGACCTGAGGAGTCACGCCTGGTATCATGGACAGCTGCAGCGCGAG ggtgCGGAGCATCTGTTGTCTAGAGACGGAGAGTTTCTGGTGCGCGACTCCAGCTCCAGCGCAGGTGAATACGTCCTGAGCTGCATGTGGAAAAACCAGCCCATGCACTTCAAAATCATACGCGTCGTGCTGCGACCCAAACAG ggttACACCCGGGAGCTGTTTCAGTTTGAGAACGATCAGTTCAATAACATCCCAGCATTAATTCGGTTTCACGTCGGCGGACGGCGTCCCATCTCGAATTCCATCGGCGCCATCATCTTTCAGCCAATCACGCGCACTGTGCCCCTGCGCATCATCAGCGAGCGACAGGCTGCGAGGTCGTCGAGCTCCTCCACTCTGTCACGAGGTCAGAGCAAGAGGCGGAGCCTGAGTTCCTCTCAGAAAGACACGCTGCAGGTCAACAACCTGCTCAG GAGCGGCAGTCAGCCTGCTAATCTGGAGACAGTGGGGAGACCGTCTCTACAGTCCGCACAATCTGACAGCAACCTCCgcacag GTGTACCTCAGTCCAGTCCGTCACAGGAGTCCAGCCCCGCCCCCATCTCCCCGGTGTTCCGAACAGGAAGTGAACCTGTACTCAGCCCAGCCGCTTCCTGTGCCGCTCCTCCCAGTCAGTCGGGCCTCGGCGGCTCTCCTCTGCGCGGCTCCGATGGACAGCTCCATTCCCGAGCGCCGCCCAAACCACTGCGAATCTCCATCGTTTTCACCCCGACTCAGTCCGATCCGGAGTCTGATCCCGGCGGTCTGTACGGTGAGCTGGTGCCACAG GTCCCCATCACCATGCTGCCCAAAGGTCACGCGGCGCGCCTCCGCGCTCAGGAGAAGTGGACCAGTCGCGCGCGTCTCACCGAGACCAGCTTCGGCTTCCTGGAGGCGCAGAAGCTGGAGGAGGAGCGCAGAGAGAGCGAGGGGGACGAGCGCGACTGGTGCTTCGAGCGGCCGCAGACCGAGACCACGTCCTGCTTCCGCCTGGATGAGTTCCGCTCGCTCCTGCTGCCGGACAACAACCGTCCGCTGGATCAGAGCGTCCTGCTGAAGGTCAAAGAGCTGCTGACGCTCAACGACCCCAGAACCACCGCACTGCACATGCTCAGCGTCAACTGCCAG GTGGCACGGGTCACGGGTGTGACGGCGGAGCAGAAGAGGATCATGGGAGTTGAGAGCGGTCTGGAGCTGGTCACGCTGCCGCACGGAGGTCAGCTCAGGCAGGACCTGCTGGAGAG GCATCACATCCTGGCTCTGGGCGTCGCGGTGGATCTGCTGGGCTGCACGGGGACGGTGGGTCAGAGGGCGACGGTGCTGCACAGGATCATCCAGCTGGCGCAGGAGCTGCGCAACACCACGCAAGATCTGTACGCCTTCTCCGCCGTCATGAAGGCCCTGGAGCTGCCGCAG GTGGTCAGGTTGGAGATGACATGGAGAGCGCTGAGACGCAGTCACACTGAAAGCGCCGTGACCTTCGAAAAGAGCCTCAAGCCCTTCATGAAGTCCCTGAATGAGGGCGACG ACGCTGTGGTGTCGGGCCCGCTGTCTCTGCCACACATGGTGCCGCTGCTGAGGCTGATGGAGGGCGAGGACAGCGTCGAATCCACCGACAGAGGCTGCCAGCTGCTCTACAACCTGCTGCAGTCGGCTCGCAACGCCGCGCTACACGCCAGCGACTGTACGCGACACGCTCACGGCCTGCTCTCCG ACGGATGGGAACCAATCCCGGAGCTGCTGGAAGTGTTTCAGACGGAGTTCGCCCTGCGTCTCTTCTGGGGACAAACGGGGGCAAAGGCCGAGCAGAAGGAGCGCTGGGTCAAATTCGACAGGATCCTCACGGTCCTCTCTAACAAACTGGAGCCGGATGGGGGCTCTGAAGTTTGA
- the trip10b gene encoding thyroid hormone receptor interactor 10b isoform X3 produces the protein MRFLFLIMDWGSDLWDQHDVIERHTQSGLDLLDRYVKFVKDRAEIEQNYAKQLRNLSKKYSRRGIKEDQDTKLTNQQAFQEVLNELNEYAGQREQLSESMTLSICVELSRNLQELRLERKNCLCEVKKAQQNLETSFKQLEISKKRFEKEWKEAEKANQQTEKVQQDINSTKADVDKVQETPHTSYHLCCGFDDASRVCVCVCVFQAKQHAHARVHIADESKNEYASQLQRYNKDQNSLYHSEIPSVFKKLQELEERRIRLLAGGYVQFSETEKNILPNINKCLDSIISTGRKIDEKQDTLALIEQYRSGAAPPADVEFEDYSQGVKPAASDSAPHLPKVRIKQLFKKNKVTSPDKNMPSLVEDFSRLPPDQRRRRLQDKMDDIQKELQRETEQSEALKKMKGVYEQNSQLGDPSSLQPQITQTAHNIARLRGELSKYQVQLTEAGGETLQFSPASSEYIAVLSESSVSPSDNIYECGFDEDFDVDVPIGQCKALYDFDGSSEGAVSMQVGEQLSLMDEDQGDGWVRVQRANGDVGYVPASYIKII, from the exons ATGAG GTTTCTCTTTCTGATCATGGATTGGGGTTCAGATCTTTGG GACCAGCATGACGTGATTGAAAGACACACTCAGAGCGGACTGGATCTGCTGGATCGATACGTGAAGTTTGTCAAAGACAGAGCCGAGATTGAGCAGAATTACGCCAAACAGCTCAG GAATCTCAGTAAGAAATATTCCAGACGAGGCATCAAAGAAGATCAGGACACAAA gttgaccaatcagcaggCGTTTCAGGAGGTGCTGAATGAGCTGAACGAGTACGCGGGTCAGAGAGAGCAGCTGTCCGAGAGCATGACGCTGAGCATCTGTGTGGAGCTCAGCAGAAACCTGCAGGAGCTGCGGCTGGAGCGCAAGAAC TGTCTGTGTGAAGTTAAGAAGGCTCAGCAGAACCTGGAGACGTCCTTCAAACAGCTGGAGATT AGTAAGAAGCGTTTTGAGAAGGAATGGAAAGAAGCAGAAAAGGCCAATCAGCAAACAGAGAAAGTGCAGCAGGACATAAACTCGACTAAAGCAGACGTGGACAAGGTACAAGAAACCCCACACACTTCATATCACCTGTGCTGTGGGTTTGATGATGcatcacgtgtgtgtgtgtgtgtgtgtgtgtttcaggccAAACAGCACGCACACGCTCGCGTCCACATCGCGGACGAGAGTAAGAACGAATACGCTTCACAACTCCAGAGATACAACAAGGACCAAAACAGCCTGTACCACTCAGAGATTCCCTCCGTGTTTAAG aagctgcaggagctggaggagcGGCGCATCCGGCTGCTGGCCGGCGGATATGTGCAGTTCTCCGAAACCGAGAAGAACATCCTGCCAAACATCAACAAGTGTTTGGACTCGATCATCAGCACCGGGAGGAAGATCGACGAGAAACAA gaCACACTGGCTCTCATAGAGCAGTATAGATCAGGCGCGGCGCCCCCTGCTGACGTGGAGTTTGAGGATTACAGTCAGGGAGTCAAACCTGCGGCGTCTGACAGCGCGCCGCACCTGCCGAAAGTCCGCATCAAACAACTGTTTAAGAAAAACAAG GTGACGTCTCCTGATAAAAACATG ccGTCTTTGGTGGAGGATTTCTCCCGTCTTCCTCCGGATCAGAGACGGAGACGTTTGCAGGACAAGATGGATGACATACAGAAGGAGCTGCAGAGAGAGACGGAGCAGAG CGAGGCTCTGAAGAAGATGAAGGGTGTTTATGAGCAGAACTCGCAGCTCGGAGACCCGTCCAGCCTTCAGCCTCAGATCACACAGACCGCCCATAACATCGCCCGACTCAGAGGAGAGCTCAGCAAATATCAG GTTCAGCTGACTGAAGCCGGCGGCGAGACGCTTCAGTTCTCTCCTGCCAG ttcGGAGTATATCGCTGTGCTGAGCGAGTCCAGCGTGTCTCCGTCAGATAACATCTATGAGTGCGGATTTGATGAGGACTTTGACGTGGACGTTCCCATCGGACAGTGTAAAGCGCTCTATGACTTTGACG gcaGCAGCGAGGGCGCCGTGTCCATGCAGGTGGGTGAGCAGCTGAGTCTGATGGACGAGGATCAGGGCGACGGCTGGGTCCGAGTTCAGAGAGCCAATGGAGACGTGGGATATGTGCCGGCGTCCTACATCAAGATCATCTGA
- the sh2d3a gene encoding breast cancer anti-estrogen resistance protein 3 homolog isoform X3 codes for MSRGHNAAGLAARWEGNAIKMLFKNTPLNVSDLPLLYLAVLRGLKCNGEVIKHKEELIVVLYYQRISVLSRRRVWWMETGQDSLTFRRKSVSAFISQVFSGLKDMDSLKKELEEELKLSTEDLRSHAWYHGQLQREGAEHLLSRDGEFLVRDSSSSAGEYVLSCMWKNQPMHFKIIRVVLRPKQGYTRELFQFENDQFNNIPALIRFHVGGRRPISNSIGAIIFQPITRTVPLRIISERQAARSSSSSTLSRGQSKRRSLSSSQKDTLQVNNLLRSGSQPANLETVGRPSLQSAQSDSNLRTGVPQSSPSQESSPAPISPVFRTGSEPVLSPAASCAAPPSQSGLGGSPLRGSDGQLHSRAPPKPLRISIVFTPTQSDPESDPGGLYGELVPQVPITMLPKGHAARLRAQEKWTSRARLTETSFGFLEAQKLEEERRESEGDERDWCFERPQTETTSCFRLDEFRSLLLPDNNRPLDQSVLLKVKELLTLNDPRTTALHMLSVNCQVARVTGVTAEQKRIMGVESGLELVTLPHGGQLRQDLLERHHILALGVAVDLLGCTGTVGQRATVLHRIIQLAQELRNTTQDLYAFSAVMKALELPQVVRLEMTWRALRRSHTESAVTFEKSLKPFMKSLNEGDDAVVSGPLSLPHMVPLLRLMEGEDSVESTDRGCQLLYNLLQSARNAALHASDCTRHAHGLLSDGWEPIPELLEVFQTEFALRLFWGQTGAKAEQKERWVKFDRILTVLSNKLEPDGGSEV; via the exons ATGTCCAGAGGACACAATGCAGCGGGTTTGGCTGCGAGATGGGAAGGAAACGCCATTAAAATGCTATTTAAAAACACACCTCTGAATGTCAGTGATCTGCCATTGCTTTACCTTGCTGTTCTCAGAGGTCTTAAATGTAACGGTGAAGTTATTAAACACAAAGAAGAGCTTATCGTAGTTTTGTACTATCAGCGAATCAGCGTTCTGAGCAGGAGGAGGGTGTGGTGGATGGAAACAGGGCAAGACAGTTTGACTTT CAGGAGGAAGAGTGTGTCGGCCTTCATCAGTCAG GTGTTCTCGGGCCTGAAGGACATGGACTCTCTGAAGAAAGAGCTGGAGGAGGAACTGAAACTCAGCACTGAAGACCTGAGGAGTCACGCCTGGTATCATGGACAGCTGCAGCGCGAG ggtgCGGAGCATCTGTTGTCTAGAGACGGAGAGTTTCTGGTGCGCGACTCCAGCTCCAGCGCAGGTGAATACGTCCTGAGCTGCATGTGGAAAAACCAGCCCATGCACTTCAAAATCATACGCGTCGTGCTGCGACCCAAACAG ggttACACCCGGGAGCTGTTTCAGTTTGAGAACGATCAGTTCAATAACATCCCAGCATTAATTCGGTTTCACGTCGGCGGACGGCGTCCCATCTCGAATTCCATCGGCGCCATCATCTTTCAGCCAATCACGCGCACTGTGCCCCTGCGCATCATCAGCGAGCGACAGGCTGCGAGGTCGTCGAGCTCCTCCACTCTGTCACGAGGTCAGAGCAAGAGGCGGAGCCTGAGTTCCTCTCAGAAAGACACGCTGCAGGTCAACAACCTGCTCAG GAGCGGCAGTCAGCCTGCTAATCTGGAGACAGTGGGGAGACCGTCTCTACAGTCCGCACAATCTGACAGCAACCTCCgcacag GTGTACCTCAGTCCAGTCCGTCACAGGAGTCCAGCCCCGCCCCCATCTCCCCGGTGTTCCGAACAGGAAGTGAACCTGTACTCAGCCCAGCCGCTTCCTGTGCCGCTCCTCCCAGTCAGTCGGGCCTCGGCGGCTCTCCTCTGCGCGGCTCCGATGGACAGCTCCATTCCCGAGCGCCGCCCAAACCACTGCGAATCTCCATCGTTTTCACCCCGACTCAGTCCGATCCGGAGTCTGATCCCGGCGGTCTGTACGGTGAGCTGGTGCCACAG GTCCCCATCACCATGCTGCCCAAAGGTCACGCGGCGCGCCTCCGCGCTCAGGAGAAGTGGACCAGTCGCGCGCGTCTCACCGAGACCAGCTTCGGCTTCCTGGAGGCGCAGAAGCTGGAGGAGGAGCGCAGAGAGAGCGAGGGGGACGAGCGCGACTGGTGCTTCGAGCGGCCGCAGACCGAGACCACGTCCTGCTTCCGCCTGGATGAGTTCCGCTCGCTCCTGCTGCCGGACAACAACCGTCCGCTGGATCAGAGCGTCCTGCTGAAGGTCAAAGAGCTGCTGACGCTCAACGACCCCAGAACCACCGCACTGCACATGCTCAGCGTCAACTGCCAG GTGGCACGGGTCACGGGTGTGACGGCGGAGCAGAAGAGGATCATGGGAGTTGAGAGCGGTCTGGAGCTGGTCACGCTGCCGCACGGAGGTCAGCTCAGGCAGGACCTGCTGGAGAG GCATCACATCCTGGCTCTGGGCGTCGCGGTGGATCTGCTGGGCTGCACGGGGACGGTGGGTCAGAGGGCGACGGTGCTGCACAGGATCATCCAGCTGGCGCAGGAGCTGCGCAACACCACGCAAGATCTGTACGCCTTCTCCGCCGTCATGAAGGCCCTGGAGCTGCCGCAG GTGGTCAGGTTGGAGATGACATGGAGAGCGCTGAGACGCAGTCACACTGAAAGCGCCGTGACCTTCGAAAAGAGCCTCAAGCCCTTCATGAAGTCCCTGAATGAGGGCGACG ACGCTGTGGTGTCGGGCCCGCTGTCTCTGCCACACATGGTGCCGCTGCTGAGGCTGATGGAGGGCGAGGACAGCGTCGAATCCACCGACAGAGGCTGCCAGCTGCTCTACAACCTGCTGCAGTCGGCTCGCAACGCCGCGCTACACGCCAGCGACTGTACGCGACACGCTCACGGCCTGCTCTCCG ACGGATGGGAACCAATCCCGGAGCTGCTGGAAGTGTTTCAGACGGAGTTCGCCCTGCGTCTCTTCTGGGGACAAACGGGGGCAAAGGCCGAGCAGAAGGAGCGCTGGGTCAAATTCGACAGGATCCTCACGGTCCTCTCTAACAAACTGGAGCCGGATGGGGGCTCTGAAGTTTGA
- the trip10b gene encoding thyroid hormone receptor interactor 10b isoform X2 — protein sequence MTSSHGKEHSKFRFRFGCSNKSCGKKNCDWSIPSPSDCDWFAVRHPRIRFLFLIMDWGSDLWDQHDVIERHTQSGLDLLDRYVKFVKDRAEIEQNYAKQLRNLSKKYSRRGIKEDQDTKLTNQQAFQEVLNELNEYAGQREQLSESMTLSICVELSRNLQELRLERKNCLCEVKKAQQNLETSFKQLEISKKRFEKEWKEAEKANQQTEKVQQDINSTKADVDKAKQHAHARVHIADESKNEYASQLQRYNKDQNSLYHSEIPSVFKKLQELEERRIRLLAGGYVQFSETEKNILPNINKCLDSIISTGRKIDEKQDTLALIEQYRSGAAPPADVEFEDYSQGVKPAASDSAPHLPKVRIKQLFKKNKVTSPDKNMPSLVEDFSRLPPDQRRRRLQDKMDDIQKELQRETEQSEALKKMKGVYEQNSQLGDPSSLQPQITQTAHNIARLRGELSKYQVQLTEAGGETLQFSPASSEYIAVLSESSVSPSDNIYECGFDEDFDVDVPIGQCKALYDFDGSSEGAVSMQVGEQLSLMDEDQGDGWVRVQRANGDVGYVPASYIKII from the exons ATGACGTCTAGTCATGGAAAGGAGCATTCTAAATTTCGATTTCGCTTTGGGTGTTCAAATAAATCCTGCGGGAAAAAAAACTGTGATTGGTCCATCCCGTCACCAAGCGACTGTGATTGGTTCGCCGTTCGCCATCCTCGAATCAG GTTTCTCTTTCTGATCATGGATTGGGGTTCAGATCTTTGG GACCAGCATGACGTGATTGAAAGACACACTCAGAGCGGACTGGATCTGCTGGATCGATACGTGAAGTTTGTCAAAGACAGAGCCGAGATTGAGCAGAATTACGCCAAACAGCTCAG GAATCTCAGTAAGAAATATTCCAGACGAGGCATCAAAGAAGATCAGGACACAAA gttgaccaatcagcaggCGTTTCAGGAGGTGCTGAATGAGCTGAACGAGTACGCGGGTCAGAGAGAGCAGCTGTCCGAGAGCATGACGCTGAGCATCTGTGTGGAGCTCAGCAGAAACCTGCAGGAGCTGCGGCTGGAGCGCAAGAAC TGTCTGTGTGAAGTTAAGAAGGCTCAGCAGAACCTGGAGACGTCCTTCAAACAGCTGGAGATT AGTAAGAAGCGTTTTGAGAAGGAATGGAAAGAAGCAGAAAAGGCCAATCAGCAAACAGAGAAAGTGCAGCAGGACATAAACTCGACTAAAGCAGACGTGGACAAG gccAAACAGCACGCACACGCTCGCGTCCACATCGCGGACGAGAGTAAGAACGAATACGCTTCACAACTCCAGAGATACAACAAGGACCAAAACAGCCTGTACCACTCAGAGATTCCCTCCGTGTTTAAG aagctgcaggagctggaggagcGGCGCATCCGGCTGCTGGCCGGCGGATATGTGCAGTTCTCCGAAACCGAGAAGAACATCCTGCCAAACATCAACAAGTGTTTGGACTCGATCATCAGCACCGGGAGGAAGATCGACGAGAAACAA gaCACACTGGCTCTCATAGAGCAGTATAGATCAGGCGCGGCGCCCCCTGCTGACGTGGAGTTTGAGGATTACAGTCAGGGAGTCAAACCTGCGGCGTCTGACAGCGCGCCGCACCTGCCGAAAGTCCGCATCAAACAACTGTTTAAGAAAAACAAG GTGACGTCTCCTGATAAAAACATG ccGTCTTTGGTGGAGGATTTCTCCCGTCTTCCTCCGGATCAGAGACGGAGACGTTTGCAGGACAAGATGGATGACATACAGAAGGAGCTGCAGAGAGAGACGGAGCAGAG CGAGGCTCTGAAGAAGATGAAGGGTGTTTATGAGCAGAACTCGCAGCTCGGAGACCCGTCCAGCCTTCAGCCTCAGATCACACAGACCGCCCATAACATCGCCCGACTCAGAGGAGAGCTCAGCAAATATCAG GTTCAGCTGACTGAAGCCGGCGGCGAGACGCTTCAGTTCTCTCCTGCCAG ttcGGAGTATATCGCTGTGCTGAGCGAGTCCAGCGTGTCTCCGTCAGATAACATCTATGAGTGCGGATTTGATGAGGACTTTGACGTGGACGTTCCCATCGGACAGTGTAAAGCGCTCTATGACTTTGACG gcaGCAGCGAGGGCGCCGTGTCCATGCAGGTGGGTGAGCAGCTGAGTCTGATGGACGAGGATCAGGGCGACGGCTGGGTCCGAGTTCAGAGAGCCAATGGAGACGTGGGATATGTGCCGGCGTCCTACATCAAGATCATCTGA
- the LOC125271168 gene encoding microfibril-associated glycoprotein 4-like, which produces MAMILFFVALLPVVSGRDCTLMPFDCSDLYKAGQTVSGIYSIYPAGDVPVWVYCDMISDGKDEDKGGWTVIQRRMDGSVNFYRPWNQYKRGFGNVESEYWLGLENIHQLTRNRKYMLRVDLEDFEGRKGFALYSSFSLDCECAGYQLSVSGFTDGGAGDSLSSHNDQKFSTFDKDQDLHEKNCAKLYLGAFWYNTCHHANPNGVYLWGEDATHYAIGVVWSTWKNYAVSMKSISLKIKRVS; this is translated from the exons ATGGCA ATGATACTGTTTTTCGTGGCTCTTCTCCCAGTTGTTTCGGGGCGTGACTGTACATTAATGCCATTCGACTGTTCTGACCTTTATAAAGCAGGGCAAACAGTCAGTGGGATTTACTCCATCTATCCAGCAGGTGACGTTCCTGTTTGGGTTTACTGTGACATGATCTCAGATGGGAAAGATGAAGATAAAGGAGGATGGACG GTGATTCAGAGGAGAATGGACGGCAGTGTGAATTTCTATCGGCCGTGGAATCAGTACAAGAGAGGATTTGGGAATGTGGAGAGCGAATACTGGCTGG ggCTGGAGAACATACACCAGCTGACACGTAACAGGAAGTACATGCTGAGAGTGGATCTGGAGGACTTTGAAGGAAGGAAAGGTTTTGCTCTGTACTCGTCCTTCTCTTTGGATTGTGAATGTGCAGGATATCAGCTGAGTGtttcaggattcactgatgGAGGAGCAG GCGACTCTTTATCTAGCCATAATGATCAGAAGTTCTCCACTTTTGACAAAGATCAAGACCTCCATGAAAAGAACTGTGCCAAACTGTATCTTGGGGCATTTTGGTACAATACCTGTCACCATGCAAACCCCAACGGTGTGTATTTATGGGGAGAAGATGCTACTCATTACGCCATTGGTGTTGTTTGGTCAACCTGGAAGAATTATGCTGTCAGTATGAAATCCATCAGCTTGAAGATCAAACGAGTGTCTTAG